A part of Daphnia pulex isolate KAP4 chromosome 6, ASM2113471v1 genomic DNA contains:
- the LOC124196156 gene encoding chorion peroxidase-like, whose translation MAFSNDVPKTTNLQEIASEALAQVESMLELERRLLAKGLTVNRGTSAHLHSLMVSADAGSKQRDSTLNASRILAASSLVKAKFNWSADEARRELPLFSLANTDLKASCPDSTTCSAPSKYQPIDGSCHNQVHPQWGKANTPFQRILPNAYADGVYEPRKAVNGTELTSPRVISTTVIQRPTRTSDDYTLVLMTWGQFITHDMTKSSSFTSADGKTPQCCNVTSGGPLDAELLHPFCLPIHIPEDDRFYSQYNQTCMTFVRTHIGGDYSCTLGHAEQLNSITHWLDGSMVYGSSLSELNNLRVGEEGLLKYSTTDGKELLPLRPGCSTCYFAGDARALENPQLTIIHTLMMREHNRIARALKKLNPLWDEETLFQETRRIVVAELQHITYNEYLPAMLGEKAMEDFKLKPSTVGVQYNEETAVNPSILNEFAAAAFRIGHSQVQGSLVLYDENNQEVTDQSFTLSNSFFNSSMVPQPGFIDNAIRGLTKQVPSSVDVEYTSQLTNLLFKGSNGFGMDLVSLNVQRGREHGIPDYNTVRAFCGLSKAASFEDLSNEIEQQTIDNLKSVYDSVDDIDLYIGCLSESSKPVAGSVLGPTALCIIANQFAIIKNNDRYFYDVTNQISSLSTGQYDEIRKSASLARIMCDNNNGDINTIQPNVFRAPISDNGKQQCSIIPSINLDMWKDPNATAPTSKATVVTPSIILIALFSAKLLL comes from the exons ATGGCGTTTTCG aATGACGTTCCAAAAACGACCAACTTGCAAGAAATCGCTTCAGAGGCTCTGGCCCAAGTGGAATCCATGTTGGAACTCGAACGTCGTTTATTGGCTAAGGGGTTGACGGTCAACCGTGGCACATCAGCTCATTTGCACTCGCTTATGGTATCTGCCGACGCCGGATCGAAACAAAGGGACTCCACCCTAAATGCGAGTCGAATCCTGGCTGCATCATCTCTAGTGAAAGCTAA ATTTAATTGGAGCGCAGACGAGGCCAGAAGAGAACTCCCACTTTTTTCGTTGGCAAACACGGACCTGAAGGCTTCCTGCCCAGATTCTACCACCTGCTCAGCGCCCAGCAAATACCAACCTATTGACGGGTCGTGCCATAACCAAGTCCATCCGCAATGGGGAAAAGCGAACACACCTTTTCAGCGCATATTGCCCAACGCATACGCCGACG GTGTTTATGAGCCACGGAAAGCGGTTAACGGTACCGAACTGACAAGTCCCCGTGTCATTAGCACAACAGTCATCCAACGGCCCACTAGAACTTCAGACGATTACACTTTGGTTCTGATGACGTGGGGGCAGTTCATTACCCACGATATGACcaagtcttcttcttttacttcag cGGATGGAAAAACCCCTCAGTGCTGCAACGTAACCAGCGGGGGGCCCTTAGACGCCGAACTCCTTCATCCGTTTTGTTTGCCGATTCACATCCCAGAAGACGATAGATTTTACAGTCAGTATAACCAGACTTGCATGACGTTCGTTCGTACACACATCGGAGGTGATTACAGCTGCACTTTGGGACACGCTGAACAG TTGAACAGCATAACTCACTGGCTGGACGGATCAATGGTTTATGGAAGCTCTTTATCCgaattaaataatttgagaGTTGGAGAGGAGGGTCTGCTAAAATACTCGACCACTGATGGCAAGGAATTGTTACCTCTCAGGCCCGGCTGCTCTACTTGCTATTTCGCcg GTGACGCCAGAGCCCTTGAGAATCCGCAGTTGACCATCATACACACGTTAATGATGCGCGAACACAATAGAATCGCCAGAGCTCTGAAAAAACTCAATCCTCTGTGGGACGAAGAGACACTCTTTCAAGAGACTCGACGCATTGTCGTTGCGGAACTACAACACATTACGTACAACGAATATTTACCCGCCATGCTAG GCGAAAAGGCAATGGAGGACTTTAAATTGAAACCGTCGACGGTGGGAGTTCAATACAACGAAGAAACTGCTGTCAATCCTTCGATATTGAACGAATTCGCAGCCGCTGCCTTCCGCATCGGTCATTCTCAAGTTCAAGGATCTCTAGT TCTTTATGACGAAAACAATCAAGAGGTCACCGATCAaagtttcacgctgagcaacTCCTTCTTCAACTCTTCCATGGTGCCCCAACCGGGATTCATTGACAATGCCATACGTGGTCTAACTAAACAAGTTCCGTCCAGCGTAGACGTTGAATACACATCCCAATTAACTAATCTTCTATTCAA GGGGTCGAATGGTTTTGGAATGGATTTGGTGTCGCTCAACGTGCAACGAGGTAGAGAACACGGAATTCCGGACTACAATACCGTTCGAGCCTTTTGTGGTCTGTCGAAAGCAGCTTCATTCGAAGATCTCTCAAACGAAATCGAGCAACag ACGATTGATAACCTGAAATCAGTTTACGATTCGGTTGACGATATCGACTTGTACATCGGCTGCCTTTCCGAGTCCTCGAAACCTGTTGCCGGATCTGTGCTAGGACCCACGGCACTCTGTATTATAGCCAACCAATTCGCCATCATTAAGAACAACGATCGCTATTTCTACGATGtcacaaatcaaatcagtTCGTTGTCAACAG GGCAATATGACGAGATTCGAAAATCAGCCAGTTTGGCTCGAATCATGtgcgacaacaacaacggagATATAAACACTATCCAGCCAAATGTTTTCCGAGCCCCGataag TGACAACGGTAAACAACAGTGTAGCATCATCCCATCGATAAACTTGGACATGTGGAAGGATCCTAATGCTACTGCCCCCACCAGCAAAGCCACTGTCGTTACGCCGTCAATTATTCTAATCGCACTGTTCAGCGCCAAGTTGTTATTGTAA
- the LOC124195851 gene encoding aquaporin-10-like encodes MCKRFRVPSLFRAAFAEFIGTFILVVIGNGSIAQSQLTNGEKGDYFTINWGWALGCSLGILISSNISGGHLNPAVTLALALVRHFPWKKLPVYWCAQYLGAMAASGTVLGVYHEAILVGKVDGEFRIRKNITEPGMASIFANYPAPYSSASIGLVEEILSTMIFMLVICVVTDKRYSNVPNFLQPLYIGFTLLAIGVAYGSNGGYALNPARDLAPRLVTFLGGWGLGVFSFRDYNWFWIFLVGPHVGAILGVCIFHFILKKGQADPAEMVSSITTSSIDSRHWQHFNTHLPNAEQQSHYQFPEESHKSRDSYNTKTL; translated from the exons ATGTGTAAAAGATTCCGTGTCCCGTCTTTGTTTCGAGCAGCATTCGCTGAATTCATTGGCACCTTCATCTTGgtt GTCATCGGGAACGGGAGCATAGCGCAATCGCAGTTAACAAATGGCGAAAAAGGTGATTACTTCACCATTAACTGGGGATGGGCTTTAGGGTGTTCGCTGGGAATTCTTATTTCCTCCAATATATCAg GGGGCCATTTGAATCCAGCCGTGACACTGGCACTTGCACTAGTTCGTCATTTCCCGTGGAAAAAGTTGCCGGTGTATTGGTGTGCACAGTATCTAGGAGCTATGGCCGCTTCTGGGACCGTCCTTGGAGTCTATCAcg AGGCAATCTTGGTAGGAAAAGTCGACGGGGAATTTCGGATCAGAAAGAACATTACCGAACCCGGTATGGCTTCTATTTTCGCCAATTACCCAGCCCCATATTCATCGGCTAGCATTGGACTGGTCGAAGAG ATATTATCGACCATGATCTTCATGCTCGTGATATGTGTGGTGACGGACAAAAGGTATTCAAACGTGCCGAATTTCTTGCAGCCACTCTACATCGGCTTCACCTTGTTGGCCATCGGGGTCGCATACGGATCGAATGGAGGTTACGCTCTCAACCCG GCTCGTGATTTGGCTCCCCGTTTGGTCACCTTTCTTGGTGGGTGGGGGCTAGGTGTATTTAG TTTTCGGGATTACAATTGGTTCTGGATCTTTTTGGTCGGTCCGCACGTTGGAGCCATTCTGGGCGTTTGCatatttcacttcattttgaaaaaaggccAAGCAGATCCCGCTGAAATGGTTTCATCCATAACAACTTCGTCAATTGATTCGCGCCACTGGCAGCACTTCAACACGCATCTGCCAAATGCAGAGCAACAATCGCACTATCAATTCCCAGAAGAAAGCCACAAAAGCAGAGACTCCTATAACACGAAAACACTGTGA
- the LOC124195850 gene encoding cationic amino acid transporter 3-like, with product MADLKKLSAKNTFSRWARRKTYGLEEADPNAGHGTATLAKVLNTFDLTLLGIGSTLGVGIYVLAGSVALDTAGPAVCLSFMVAAIASAFAAMSYAEFGARVPKAGSAYIYTYVTVGEFIAFVIGWNLILEYLIATASVARAFSANLDALTNYTMSAAFLETFPLHSDTLSPYVDFFCMAITLALAVLLALGVRSSAIFTNIFTFVNITIVIFVIIGGSINADPKNWRIPAEEVPEGYGKGGFFPYGFSGVMAGAAKCFFAFVGFDSIASTGEEAKNAKKSIPFSINLTLLIVFFAYFGVSTVITLMWPYYLQDPNIPLVYAFEQIGWDIAAKTISYGSLFGLAASLLGAMIPLPRVIYAIAKDGLMFRFLAKINPRFQTPVIATAVSGVLAAILGAIFDLDSLVDMMSIGTLLAYTLVAVSVLILRYEAAEVDALKRNGEVDKESRMPWQRLPTKSSSRKALYSTIVYCILAIVLCGMFVLLEDNTSPWVLFGVGISFGPMVMLVIYLVMLPRSQVPLYFKVPGVPIVPCLSVIINTYLMLKLSGATWIRFGVWMAVGFALYFGYGMWNSSEEYVRRGKIPPGGTSPLPEKPTEAAVESAVVPADPVNQKMPLARIVSRAVPITSLDDDDDVFAKPQVHESHQGKGDESDPFILAILKSHMEAQEIFDKARLEREQAAFMAAILQSHELSEQVFQQLRFEKEAEQLQVQKNMVALAQEAARLHENLEQIFAKIGKEEEQPDAIIVPSSPRPAGPLGALMEELKTKTSVIDPTEVNEDDVSGEVETDASPSIPVPEIITTSLEVDSAAPSGTPRKTSDSSNLMLDELKKAFNEALSVKSTEGSEDEVSAEDVNISPSAIAQRRESPGLEAQNDSGAAEAH from the exons ATGGCggatttgaaaaagttgtcgGCCAAAAACACTTTCAGCCGATGGGCTCGGAGGAAAACTTACGGGCTCGAGGAAGCCGATCCCAATGCCGGCCATGGGACGGCCACTTTGGCCAAAGTGCTCAACACCTTCGACTTGACGCTGCTGGGCATTGGCAGTACGTTGGGTGTCGGCATTTACGTTCTGGCCGGATCCGTGGCTCTCGACACGGCTGGACCTGCTGTTTGCCTCTCCTTCATGGTGGCCGCCATCGCATCCGCCTTCGCAG CCATGTCCTATGCAGAATTCGGTGCTAGAGTACCGAAAGCTGGCTCAGCTTATATTTACACCTATGTGACGGTGGGTGAATTCATCGCTTTCGTCATTGGATGGAATTTGATCCTAGAATACCTGATTG CTACGGCTAGCGTCGCCCGAGCTTTTAGTGCCAATCTCGACGCGTTGACCAACTACACGATGAGTGCCGCATTCCTGGAGACTTTCCCACTCCACTCGGATACTCTGTCGCCTTACGTCGACTTCTTCTGCATGGCCATCACCTTGGCTCTGGCTG TACTTCTGGCCCTTGGAGTACGTTCATCAGCCATTTTTACAAACATTTTCACTTTCGTCAACATCACCATTGTCATTTTTGTAATCATTGGCGGTTCCATTAATG CTGATCCGAAAAATTGGAGAATTCCGGCGGAAGAAGTACCGGAAGGTTACGGCAAAGGAGGTTTCTTCCCTTACGGATTCTCGGGGGTGATGGCCGGTGCGGCCAAATGTTTCTTCGCCTTTGTCGGCTTTGATTCTATTGCCTCGACCG GGGAGGAGGCTAAGAACGCCAAAAAGTCCATTCCGTTCAGCATTAACTTGACGTTGTTGATTGTCTTCTTCGCCTATTTTGGAGTCTCCACCGTCATCACACTCATGTGGCCTTACTACCTCCAG GATCCCAATATTCCGCTAGTGTACGCATTTGAGCAGATTGGCTGGGACATTGCTGCCAAGACAATCAGCTATGGATCTCTCTTTGGTCTGGCTGCAAG TTTGTTGGGAGCCATGATTCCTCTTCCCCGTGTCATCTATGCGATCGCTAAGGACGGACTAATGTTCCGCTTCCTGGCCAAGATAAACCCAAGATTTCAG ACACCTGTCATTGCGACAGCAGTTTCCGGAGTCTTGGCCG CCATTCTGGGAGCTATCTTCGACTTGGACTCTCTAGTCGACAT gATGAGCATCGGTACTCTACTTGCCTACACACTGGTGGCTGTTAGTGTCCTCATTTTGCG CTACGAAGCGGCTGAAGTGGACGCCTTGAAACGGAACGGCGAAGTCGACAAGGAATCTCGAATGCCATGGCAACGGTTACCTACAAAGTCGTCGTCTAGGAAAGCTCTCTATTCCACCATCGTCTATT GTATTTTGGCCATCGTCCTCTGTGGAATGTTCGTTCTTTTGGAGGACAACACGAGTCCTTGGGTGCTCTTCGGAGTCGGAATCAG TTTTGGTCCGATGGTAATGCTCGTCATTTACTTGGTCATGTTACCACGCTCTCAAGTCCCGCTGTATTTCAAAGTTCCCGGCGTTCCAATCGTGCCCTGCCTCTCGGTCATCATtaa CACTTACCTCATGTTGAAACTGAGCGGGGCCACCTGGATTCGCTTCGGTGTTTGGATGGCAGTTG GTTTCGCTCTTTACTTTGGCTACGGAATGTGGAACAGCTCGGAAGAGTACGTCCGGAGAGGTAAAATTCCGCCCGGTGGAACGTCTCCATTGCCTGAAAAGCCGACGGAAGCGGCCGTGGAATCCGCAGTCGTTCCAGCAGATCCGGTCAATCAGAAAATGCCACTGGCTCGCATCGTCTCGCGGGCCGTTCCCATTACATcgctggacgacgacgacgacgtcttcgCCAAACCGCAGGTGCACGAATCCCATCAAGGCAAAGGCGACGAATCCGACCCTTTCATCCTGGCTATTCTCAAATCGCATATGGAAGCCCAGGAGATTTTCGACAAGGCCCGACTGGAACGAGAGCAGGCCGCTTTCATGGCGGCCATTCTCCAGTCGCACGAGCTGTCCGAGCAAGTGTTCCAGCAGCTGCGATTCGAGAAAGAGGCCGAGCAATTGCAAGTGCAAAAGAATATGGTGGCCCTGGCTCAAGAGGCCGCTCGGCTCCACGAAAATCTGGAACAAATCTTCGCCAAAattggcaaagaagaagaacagccGGATGCTATTATTGTTCCATCTTCTCCTCGGCCGGCCGGGCCGTTGGGCGCACTCATGGAAGAGCTGAAGACCAAAACGTCCGTCATCGATCCGACAGAGGTGAACGAAGACGACGTTTCGGGAGAAGTAGAGACTGATGCTAGCCCATCGATCCCAGTTCCAGAGATTATTACAACTTCGCTAGAGGTTGACTCGGCAGCGCCCAGCGGAACTCCTAGGAAAACATCAGACTCGTCAAATTTAATGCTTGATGAATTGAAGAAAGCTTTTAACGAGGCTCTCTCTGTCAAATCGACTGAGGGGAGCGAGGATGAAGTTTCTGCGGAAGACGTCAACATTTCACCGAGCGCCATCGCTCAACGCCGTGAATCCCCTGGGCTTGAAGCTCAAAACGACTCCGGCGCGGCTGAAGCGCATTAG
- the LOC124195853 gene encoding neurofilament medium polypeptide-like, producing the protein MKIWLIVALLAVATSVAIAAVAAEADSTKTAATKVIEAETDLPPTSTDVAGDDDEGSETTTESSTAEDEKNEKKKIKHEKSEPIKEGEPEEEDEGENEEEENEESEEGDSDEDSEEEESKGKERKKTKIESEEEGTDHHKEDAGKIKFPKHQPPAEIPTRSRTFVAPAAAASPVAQPDKTREPKWYFNSPNSQSTDVQPKAKVESPKFDFTETSTRAAVHHQVWSSSARPVAKSVAVETRPATTRPTDVTPSDTRKPHHPKWFFNTAKEKSSAADGSTKIESPKPTAIFEIPTRKAAAAAISIPSWPPSITTAKPASPVVASNEPADFSHSDNRRSHSHWYFNTPSKPSDGFAKKESNSKPAAIEIPTRNGRPAGSSHHATQHPWTPSSSNWPVASVPVYKPVLEVTPPPPRKQYPRWFFNIKS; encoded by the exons ATGAAG ATTTGGCTTATTGTCGCTCTTTTGGCCGTTGCCACATCTGTTGCGATTGCAGCAGTTGCGGCTGAAGCCGATTCGACCAAGACCGCCGCTACTAAAGTCATTGAAGCTGAAACTGATCTTCCGCCAACTTCCACCGACGTCGCCGGAGATGACGATGAAGGTTCCGAGACCACGACGGAGTCT TCAACAGCCGAGGAtgagaagaacgaaaaaaagaagataaaacaCGAAAAGAGCGAACCTATCAAGGAAGGtgaaccagaagaagaagacgaaggtgaaaacgaagaggaagaaaacgaagaatcCGAGGAAGGAGATTCAGATGAAGattccgaagaagaagaatccaaaggaaaagagagaaaaaagaccaaaattgAATCCGAAGAGGAAGGTACTGATCATCACAAAGAAGATGCtggtaaaattaaattccccAAACATCAGCCTCCTGCAGAAATTCCAACTCGTTCCAGGACTTTTGTtgcacctgctgctgctgcttcacCTGTCGCTCAGCCGGACAAGACTCGAGAGCCAAAATGGTATTTCAACTCGCCAAACTCACAATCGACCGACGTACAACCTAAAGCTAAAGTAGAAAGCccgaaatttgatttcaccGAAACCTCGACCCGTGCCGCCGTCCATCATCAAGTCTGGTCCTCCTCGGCCAGGCCCGTTGCCAAATCGGTTGCAGTTGAAACTCGTCCAGCGACGACCCGTCCGACGGATGTTACTCCATCCGACACGCGCAAGCCTCATCATCCTAAATGGTTTTTCAACACAGCCAAGGAAAAATCGTCTGCTGCTGATGGATCAACTAAAATAGAAAGCCCCAAACCGACAGCCATCTTTGAAATTCCGACTcgaaaagctgctgctgccgccattTCAATCCCGTCTTGGCCACCATCCATTACCACGGCGAAGCCCGCATCACCGGTGGTTGCATCCAACGAGCCCGCTGATTTCTCTCACTCGGACAACCGCAGGTCTCATTCTCACTGGTATTTCAATACGCCGTCAAAGCCTTCTGATGGATTCGCTAAGAAAGAAAGCAATAGCAAACCGGCTGCCATTGAAATTCCGACCCGTAACGGACGACCTGCTGGCTCGTCCCATCATGCCACTCAGCATCCGTGGACtccgtccagcagcaactggCCAGTGGCTTCGGTGCCCGTTTACAAGCCCGTGCTGGAAGTAACTCCGCCTCCCCCTCGCAAGCAATACCCCAGATGgtttttcaatattaaaaGTTAA
- the LOC124195854 gene encoding adhesion G protein-coupled receptor L3-like, with protein MNSCLKLIVFLYWARIISCQVSTSNFKYKQLLVCPAKCVSGYSPDYCWPEAQADSKSSENCPPGFIGTATWTCGIDGQWTTLTPDLSNCVNPIVGNSINHANANITDGENPSESLNFLTKVLNENELESGNIAQLDQTIRLAFDKQTVLMTANSDSNSRDSSSKVFAKSVIDLYDIMFVNAKAFWGLPWILRSEAVDRVQKNVDDTLFLLAENLIDGIYQNYGPNVNLLVQVENRPKLYYYDKSYTYAAGGNDRMTLPAGFSSAVNDNNTLLYCSTFPAFQNILYGDALTQLMLESKPVRQVLVSKVVGASLGQPNGSSIHLADDQAEILLSTLNLDVYDVDEKSVRCAYWNVSTQDWSFDGCVVATNNKSATVCRCDHLTNFAVLMDINGVFQNQTTSALDYITIIGESISIVCLTLSLIPFYWVRTLRRDFRFVVHRNLCLNLLIAEILLLAGIDATANRDLCLSIAVFLHLFFLCAFSWMFIEGLYMYIIITKVFNDKGLKRRIYYIIGYGVPVLTVTITLAVTKTEAYLGDPFSYCWLSYENGAIWAFAGPVAAVVLMNLVFLILVLCVTFKSIRSTIGKKENKQNLRWIMGSISLTFILGITWVFGFLYFGQGTMIFAYVFTILNSLQGLFIFITLCVMNKKVRKDLVRQFVTSQRLQRVAHRFNIELSDMNTNISTAVRTET; from the exons ATGAATTCCTGTCTCAAACTCATTGTGTTTTTGTATTGGGCGA GAATTATTAGCTGCCAAGTTAGcacttcaaatttcaaatacaaaCAACTGCTTGTCTGTCCGGCCAAATGCGTCTCCGGATATTCACCGGATTATTGTTGGCCGGAAGCGCAGGCGGATAGCAAGTCCTCTGAGAACTGCCCACCCGGATTTATAGGAACAGCAACCTGGACCTGCGGTATTGATGGTCAATGGACGACTCTAACTCCCGATCTCAG TAACTGCGTCAATCCGATTGTTGGAAATTCTATCAACCATGCCAACGCCAATATCACGGATGGTGAAAATCCAAGCGAGTCATTGAATTTTCTCACCAAGGTCCTTAACGAAAACGAATTAGAATCCGGCAACATTGCCCAGCTCGATCAGACAATCCGTTTAGCTTTTGACAAACAGACCGTTCTAATGACTGCCAATTCCGACTCGAATTCACGCGATTCGAGTAGTAAGGTTTTCGCCAAATCTGTGATTGACTTGTACGACATCATGTTTGTCAACGCAAAGGCGTTTTGGGGTTTGCCGTGGATTCTTCGTAGTGAGGCTGTCGATCGAGTGCAGAAGAACGTCGATGATACTTTATTTCTCCTGGCTGAAAATCTCATCGATGGGATTTATCAAAACTATGGACCAAATGTTAACCTAC TTGTACAAGTGGAAAACAGACCTAAACTTTACTACTACGACAAATCGTACACGTACGCAGCAGGTGGTAACGACCGAATGACTCTTCCAGCCGGATTCTCTTCAGCGgtcaacgacaacaacacTCTCCTCTATTGTTCCACTTTTCCTGCGTTCCAAAATATTCTCTACGGCGATGCGTTGAC acaattGATGTTGGAATCCAAACCGGTGAGGCAAGTCTTGGTGTCAAAGGTGGTCGGTGCCTCACTAGGTCAACCAAACGGAAGTAGTATTCATTTAGCTGACGATCAAGCCGAGATCCTGTTGAGCACGTTGAATTTGGATGTCTACGACGTCGATGAGAAGAGCGTCAGATGCGCTTATTGGAATGTTTCGACTCAAGACTGGTCGTTTGACGGATGCGTTGTGGCTACCAATA ATAAATCAGCCACTGTCTGCCGCTGCGATCATTTGACCAATTTTGCAGTTTTAATGGACATCAACGgcgtttttcaaaaccaa acgACGTCCGCCCTGGATTACATCACAATAATCGGCGAAAGTATTTCAATCGTTTGTCTGACGCTGTCTCTCATTCCCTTTTACTGGGTGCGAACTTTGCGACGCGATTTCCGCTTTGTGGTTCACCGAAACCTCTGTTTAAACCTTCTCATCGCCGAAATTCTCTTGTTGGCCGGAATTGACGCTACTGCCAACCGGGATCTCTGCCTATCCATCGCCGTATTCCTGCACCTGTTTTTCCTGTGCGCTTTCAGCTGGATGTTTATCGAAGGTCTTTACAtgtacatcatcatcaccaaa GTTTTCAACGATAAAGGATTAAAACGCCGGATATACTACATCATCGGGTACGGAGTACCTGTTTTAACTGTTACCATTACTCTAGCCGTAACTAAAACGGAAGCTTACCTCGGCGATCCTTTTTCATA TTGCTGGTTGAGTTATGAAAATGGGGCAATATGGGCCTTTGCTGGACCGGTTGCAGCCGTTGTTTTG ATGAACTTGGTGTTCCTAATATTGGTACTCTGTGTCACGTTCAAATCCATCCGCAGCACaatcgggaaaaaagagaataagcAAAACTTACGATGGATCATGGGATCGATTTCTCTCACTTTTATTCTGGGTATTACTTGGGTCTTTGGTTTCCTTTACTTCGGACAAGGCACCATGATATTTGCTTACGTATTCACCATCCTGAACTCCCTGCAAggattgttcatttttatcacATTATGCGTGATGAACAAAAAAGTGCGCAAAGACTTGGTCAGGCAATTCGTCACTAGCCAG AGACTACAACGTGTGGCCCACCGCTTCAATATTGAGCTGAGCGACATGAATACAAACATTTCAACGGCAGTAAGAACCGAAACATGA
- the LOC124195852 gene encoding aquaporin-7-like: MHRCLCNVPQLVRAAFAEFIGTFIFVVIGNGSIAQSHLSKGRKSEYFTVNWGWALGCCLGTLISVKISGGHLNPAVTMALTLARDFPWKRLPVYWIAQYLGALAASGTALGIYYESLVQSKLIGEFRPCKNTTETAAVLLANFTGHSSFHESVYTGLVEQILSTMIFMLVICVTTNANYSNVPSFLQPVYIGFALMACGISYGSNGGYALNPARDLSLRLVFYLSGWEASAFSFRGYNWFWIFLVGPHVGALLGVGVFHVFLKTELTDWATEYYVSSLKRSANKPVLVAERSDELGLRSQWRLQRSNVNLVDSMVSTKFIELESRSPGARRSSRSSQISTKWI; the protein is encoded by the exons ATGCACCGGTGCCTTTGCAACGTCCCACAACTAGTTCGTGCAGCCTTCGCCGAATTTATTGGCACCTTCATTTTCGTT GTCATCGGGAACGGGAGCATTGCTCAGTCCCATTTGAGCAAAGGCAGAAAATCCGAGTACTTCACTGTTAACTGGGGATGGGCTTTAGGATGTTGTCTTGGAACTCTAATTTCGGTCAAAATATCAGGCGGCCATTTGAACCCGGCGGTGACGATGGCTCTCACACTCGCCCGCGATTTCCCGTGGAAAAGGCTGCCAGTTTATTGGATCGCCCAATATCTCGGGGCTCTGGCCGCATCTGGGACTGCCCTCGGTATCTATTACg AATCGCTCGTTCAAAGTAAACTCATCGGCGAGTTCCGTCCATGCAAGAACACGACGGAAACGGCGGCCGTATTATTAGCCAACTTCACCGGTCATTCCTCCTTCCACGAGTCAGTTTATACTGGATTAGTAGAACAG ATTTTATCCACGATGATTTTCATGTTAGTCATTTGCGTGACAACGAATGCAAATTATTCGAATGTGCCGTCATTCCTGCAGCCGGTCTACATTGGTTTCGCTTTAATGGCGTGTGGCATATCCTACGGCTCCAATGGCGGTTACGCTCTCAACCCG GCACGCGATTTATCTCttcgtcttgttttttatctCAGTGGTTGGGAGGCAAGCGCTTTCAG TTTCCGGGGCTACAATTGGTTCTGGATCTTTCTGGTGGGACCGCACGTCGGAGCACTCTTAGGAGTGGGAGTCTTTCACGTCTTTCTGAAGACTGAGCTCACGGACTGGGCAACTGAATACTATGTTTCCAGTCTGAAACGCTCAGCAAATAAGCCAGTATTAGTTGCCGAGCGATCTGACGAATTGGGTTTGAGATCGCAGTGGCGTCTGCAACGCTCCAACGTCAACCTTGTAGACTCGATGGTCTCCACAAAGTTTATCGAGCTGGAAAGTCGCAGCCCAGGTGCCAGAAGATCATCAAGGTCATCTCAAATCAGCACGAAATGGATATGA